The genomic window TCCGGCGAGTCGGTGACCCCGGCCTCCACGAACTCGACGAAGCGCGGGCAGGCCTGCGCCGACACGGTGAGCCTCTCGTTGACCTCGAGCATGTCCTGGTAGGCGCGGGACCCGATGGTCCCCTCCGTGCCGATGACGCCCACGCGGCCGTTGCGGGTCGTCGACATGGCGGTGCGCACCGCCGGGCCGATCACCTCGACCACCGGAACGTCATAACGCTCCCGCGCGTCGCGCAGCATCGCGGACGAGGCGGTGTTGCACGCGATCACGAGCATCTTCACCCCCTCGTCGACCAGGGTGTCCAGCACCTCGAGCGAGTAGCGGCGGACGTCGGCGATGGGCTTCGGACCATACGGCGAGTGTGCGGTGTCGCCGAGGTACAGGATCGACTCGCGGGGCAGCAGCGCCGAGACGGCGCGGGCCACCGTGAGCCCGCCGACGCCGGAGTCGAAGATTCCGATGGGGGCGTCGTTCACGGTCCCAGCCTACGCGAGCGGCTCGATAGGCTGGCCCGCATGACCGCCGCGTCCGACCGGCCCGCCCCCGGGTCGAGCACCGCTCTGTTCACCGACCGGTACGAGCTGACCATGCTCGACGCGGCGCTGCATGACGGGTCCGCGCAGCGCCGCTGCGTGTTCGAGCTGTTCGGCAGGCGACTGCCGGGCGCCCGCCGCTTCGGGGTCGTCGCAGGCACCGGCCGGCTGCTGCAGCATCTGGAGAACTTCCACTTCGGCGAGGGCGAACTGCGCTACCTGCGCGACAACAAGGTGGTGGATGCCAAGACCGTCGCGTTCCTGGAGGGCTACCGGTTCACCGGAACCATCACCGGGTACCGCGAGGGCGAGCTGTACTTCCCGGGCTCCCCGGTGCTGACGGTCGAGGGCACCTTCGCCGAGGCCGTGGTGCTGGAGACCATCGCCCTGAGCGTGCTCAATCATGATTCCGCCGTCGCGAACGCCGCCGCCCGCATGAGCATCGCCGCCGGCGACCGGCCCCTCGCCGAGATGGGATCGCGCCGCGCCGACGAGCACTCCGCCGTCGCCGCCGCCCGCGCGGCCTACATCGCGGGCTTCGGCGCGACCAGCAACCTCGAGGCGGGGCGCTCGTGGGGCATCCCCACCATGGGCACCGCCGCGCACGCGTGGACCCTGCTCCACGACACCGAGGAAGAGGCGTTCCGCTCGCAGATCGCGGCACTGGGGGTCGACACGACCCTGCTCGTGGACACCTACGACATCCGCCAGGGCGTCGAGACGGCGATCAGGGTCGCCGGCACCGGGCTCGGCGGCGTGCGCATCGACTCCGGCGACCTGCCGACGGTGGCCGCCGAGGTGCGCCGCCAGCTCGATGCGCTCGGCGCGACCGGAACCAAGATCACGGTGACCAGCGACCTCGACGAGTTCGCGATCGCCGCTCTCGCGGCATCCCCGGTGGATTCCTACGGGGTCGGCACGTCTGTCGTGACCGGCTCGGGTGCACCGACCGCGGGCATGGTCTACAAGCTCGTCGCCCGTCAGGACGACGCGGGATCGTGGGTGGCCGTGCAGAAGACGTCCACCGATAAGGCCTCCAAGGGCGGGCGGAAGGCCGCGTTCCGCACGCTCGAGCAGGGCGTCGCGACGAGCGAGCTGATCGCGGTGGCCGACGGGTTCGAGTCCGTGCCGACCGCCGCCGACCACCCCGAGGCGCGGGCGCTGCACGTGACGCTCGTCGACGA from Microbacterium sp. zg-Y625 includes these protein-coding regions:
- a CDS encoding nicotinate phosphoribosyltransferase, producing MTAASDRPAPGSSTALFTDRYELTMLDAALHDGSAQRRCVFELFGRRLPGARRFGVVAGTGRLLQHLENFHFGEGELRYLRDNKVVDAKTVAFLEGYRFTGTITGYREGELYFPGSPVLTVEGTFAEAVVLETIALSVLNHDSAVANAAARMSIAAGDRPLAEMGSRRADEHSAVAAARAAYIAGFGATSNLEAGRSWGIPTMGTAAHAWTLLHDTEEEAFRSQIAALGVDTTLLVDTYDIRQGVETAIRVAGTGLGGVRIDSGDLPTVAAEVRRQLDALGATGTKITVTSDLDEFAIAALAASPVDSYGVGTSVVTGSGAPTAGMVYKLVARQDDAGSWVAVQKTSTDKASKGGRKAAFRTLEQGVATSELIAVADGFESVPTAADHPEARALHVTLVDEGVADAAHLGSEGVAAARAHHLRVREELPVRALALSRSEPALPTRFIDVA
- the murI gene encoding glutamate racemase, whose product is MNDAPIGIFDSGVGGLTVARAVSALLPRESILYLGDTAHSPYGPKPIADVRRYSLEVLDTLVDEGVKMLVIACNTASSAMLRDARERYDVPVVEVIGPAVRTAMSTTRNGRVGVIGTEGTIGSRAYQDMLEVNERLTVSAQACPRFVEFVEAGVTDSPEVLAVAEEYLAPLRHADVDTLVLGCTHYPFLEGAISYVMGPDVSLVSSDTETAKDVYRQLVSRDLLAGPGATARHDYQATGTSADDFLDLAHRLMGRGISTVRLVQTGAITLPR